One window from the genome of Candidatus Rhabdochlamydia sp. T3358 encodes:
- a CDS encoding HAD family phosphatase, with protein sequence MIKATIFDFGGVVLDFPPTGIENFVSNSLNISMDLVKKTLFPTGGELIEGKVLENTFWENYAHLVQRVLPSDWEEQLREFFSKNAHVNSKVIQIAQALKEKGFLLPLLSNISPFQVKIFKNLNYFIPFDPLLFSCEIGFKKPDPRIFKFLLEKMDLEPQECLFIDDDEQNVNAANNLGLNGIQFQSVQKLICDLAPFFAFDLSPKK encoded by the coding sequence TATTTGATTTTGGAGGAGTTGTTCTTGATTTTCCTCCAACTGGTATAGAAAATTTTGTTTCTAATTCCCTTAATATATCTATGGATTTGGTGAAAAAAACTCTGTTTCCAACGGGAGGAGAATTAATTGAGGGAAAAGTTTTAGAAAATACTTTTTGGGAAAATTATGCTCATTTGGTTCAACGCGTATTGCCTTCTGATTGGGAAGAGCAATTAAGAGAGTTTTTTTCTAAGAACGCCCATGTTAATTCAAAGGTCATTCAAATAGCGCAAGCTTTAAAAGAAAAAGGGTTCCTTTTACCTCTATTATCAAATATTTCTCCTTTTCAAGTAAAAATTTTTAAAAACCTCAATTATTTTATCCCCTTTGATCCTTTACTATTTTCTTGTGAAATAGGGTTTAAAAAGCCAGACCCTAGGATTTTCAAATTTTTGTTAGAAAAAATGGATTTAGAGCCTCAAGAGTGTCTTTTCATAGATGATGATGAACAAAATGTGAATGCTGCAAATAATTTAGGGCTGAACGGAATCCAATTCCAATCTGTGCAAAAATTAATTTGTGATTTGGCACCATTTTTTGCCTTTGATCTATCTCCAAAAAAATAA